From the genome of Nitrosopumilus sp., one region includes:
- a CDS encoding aminotransferase class I/II-fold pyridoxal phosphate-dependent enzyme, translated as MKFVVDQQVEDIEMPENLKLNTFLQEFHSDCPHSECSFGFYGFAFGQSPFPVPKIVQNALVKNADRGAYAAVPGIPELRNAISKYNKHYFGMDIAPERIYVGPGTKELIFNLLEALHGTVILPTPAWLGYLPQIRFLKKNYHMLPTRANKKFSPNDLRKLALRLQDRQKILILNNPHNPTGLLYDRLELEEIADVCREQNITVISDEIYAQTTYDFSKFVSMGKVYPEGTFVTNGLSKSHAAGGYRLGYVIFPQHATDLKRQFKKILATEYTAVSTPIQHAAVAGFEFSKEMDEYFEVTRSIHHIMGEYTHHKLSAIEGVRTTKPSATFYLLADFNVFATDLQKMNIMTSQKLSESLILHPYHTAIVGGDSLVLERTDFSARIAYVDYDGATVYKNYLENKPKTSSEKLEFVKNNAPKVVVGLEMIDMFFNSMRKGTPPKMQIQKDSTA; from the coding sequence GAAGACATCGAAATGCCAGAAAATCTCAAACTAAACACGTTTTTGCAGGAATTTCACTCCGATTGCCCTCATTCCGAATGCAGTTTTGGCTTCTACGGGTTTGCATTTGGTCAGTCCCCGTTTCCAGTCCCAAAAATAGTACAAAATGCGTTGGTCAAAAATGCGGACAGGGGGGCATATGCAGCAGTACCTGGAATTCCGGAGCTTAGAAACGCGATATCAAAATACAACAAGCATTATTTTGGAATGGACATCGCCCCTGAAAGAATCTACGTCGGTCCAGGAACAAAGGAGCTGATATTTAATCTTCTGGAGGCATTGCACGGGACCGTAATCCTGCCCACTCCGGCATGGCTCGGATACTTGCCGCAGATCAGATTCTTGAAGAAGAACTATCACATGCTGCCAACACGTGCAAACAAAAAGTTCTCTCCAAACGATCTTAGAAAGTTGGCGTTAAGACTGCAAGACAGGCAGAAGATACTAATCCTAAACAATCCCCACAACCCGACCGGACTGCTCTATGACAGGTTGGAGCTTGAAGAGATAGCAGACGTATGCAGGGAGCAAAACATCACGGTGATTTCTGATGAGATTTATGCCCAGACCACCTATGACTTTTCAAAATTTGTAAGCATGGGAAAAGTGTATCCCGAAGGCACGTTTGTCACAAACGGACTTTCAAAGTCGCATGCGGCAGGAGGATACAGACTGGGATACGTAATATTCCCACAGCATGCGACTGATTTGAAAAGGCAGTTCAAAAAGATCCTGGCTACAGAATACACTGCAGTCTCTACTCCGATTCAGCATGCAGCAGTTGCAGGATTCGAGTTCAGCAAGGAAATGGACGAATACTTTGAGGTGACTAGAAGCATACATCATATAATGGGAGAATACACACATCACAAGCTTTCAGCAATAGAAGGAGTAAGGACTACAAAACCCAGCGCCACGTTTTATCTGCTGGCGGATTTCAATGTGTTTGCCACGGACTTGCAAAAAATGAACATCATGACTTCACAGAAACTGTCAGAATCCCTGATTCTTCACCCGTATCACACGGCAATCGTGGGAGGAGACAGCCTTGTTTTGGAAAGAACTGACTTTAGTGCAAGGATTGCATATGTTGACTATGACGGGGCTACAGTCTACAAAAACTATCTTGAAAACAAGCCAAAGACAAGCTCAGAAAAACTCGAGTTTGTGAAAAATAATGCGCCAAAGGTGGTAGTAGGATTGGAAATGATTGACATGTTTTTCAACAGTATGAGAAAAGGCACTCCGCCAAAGATGCAAATTCAGAAAGATTCCACGGCTTAG